The Acidobacteriota bacterium region GCTAGTATGGTAGCCTGCCTTGGTGGCAATGGAAGGGCTGCGGCGGCAGAAACGAACAGTCGGGATAGACTCTCAATATTACCTTAGGTCATTGAAAACATGGACGCAGATTTTGGAACAGAAATTGCGTGGGACAAAAAACATTAAATTTCAAAAACGAACCGGAGAAGTTGTTGAAAGCAAAGGATCGGTCCCAAAAAACGAACCGGAACGAACCGAAAAACGAAGCGGAGAAGTTATTGAAAACACGTAGCTGTGGAAAAAACGAACCTAAGAACGAAACGGGCCGCGTTATTGAGCATTAAGGCTGGCAAAAAACAAACTTAAGGCCCCATCGATAAGCATTTTGATAAACAGACTTCCACCCAAGGGGCGGGTTACGCCGCGCAACGCTCCCCACACAGCAGTCCGTTTGATGCCATATTTTTTCCTGCCACGGGGCGGTTGACGCGTTGCCCTGCCAATGAGACACTAGCCCACTCGCGCCAGGACCTATTTGCTGGAGGAAAGGTCAATGTTATCAAGCGCTGTCCGCATTGGATTTTCGGTTCTGCTCATCGTTGGCGTTCCGCTGCTTTCCTGGCGCAGCGCGCGCCCGGAGCAGTTGCAGGGAATTCCCAAAACGGCGATTTATTTTTCCGCAGTGGTTTCCCAGTGGACCCTGGCCGGAATCGGGGCGTTGGTGGTATTTGTGGCAGGGCCCGAATGGTCAGCAGCAGGGTTAGCTCCGGCGGCGCCGGGATTCTTCGAATGGACTGCTGTGCTGGTTTTGGTATCGGTGTCGGGGCTGGGGTTTTTCCTGCTGCTGGAGCATCGCGGCTGGTGGCCAAAGGAATCCGAAATGGTGCAACTCCTAATGCCGCAGAACGGCCGGGAAAGGTGGTGGGCTTTCCTGGGCCTGGCGCCTACCGCGGGTCTGTGTGAAGAATTTCTTTACCGTGGATTTCTGCTGGCTGAGATGACGGCCTGGTTCCATTCGGCTCTGTGGGGCATAGCGATTTCATCTGTGGCTTTTGGCTTCGCACATGCTTACCAGGGCCTGAACGGAATGGCCCGTGCGGGTTTGCTGGGAGCGTTGCTCGCCTGGCCGGTGGTTCAGATGGGCTCGCTCTATCCATCGATGGCCGCACATTTTTTGATTGATGCGGCCGCGTTGCTCTGGCTGGGGCCGAAATTCGTGCGGCAGGAGGGATAATTTATCCTCTTGCCTGGCGATACAGAACACATTATTTCGGGAGCTGTGTATTTCGAGGGGGAGGGAGCGGCATGGCAAGATTTGTTGTGTTGTCGGGAATTCTGTTATTGGCGGTATCGGTGCCGACAGCGAAGTAAGAGAGCACGCCAGCAGGCGGGTTGAATTGAACAACTCTGAAGCCGGCAAAGCAGGCCCGGTTACCGGCGGCCCGAAAACTTCCTGCAAGATGTGGCGGATTCAGGCTAGAATGTGCTGACTATGGAAGAACGAGACTTTTTCGACGAAAGAGAAGTTTCCAAGCCGGCCAATCTTTCCTGCCACTACTGCCGTCAGGCGGCAACCTACCAGGTCCGCTGGATTGAGCGTACGAAGAAGAAAACCCTGCGGGGAAATGCCGACGAGCGCGACCGGGCGAAGTTCCAGAAAACCAGGTCGTATATGCTGCGGCGTGATGACTTTGTCCAGTGCCAGAACCCGCGTTGCCGGAAGAGGTTCGAGATTACGGGACAGTCGCTGGTCTTCATGTGACAGGTTTGCGGCGGCACGGGTTCACCTCGCACCTATGCATATTGAAACGTGGGCGTGGTTAGCTCCCCGACTGCGCCTCAAGGCCGGGCAGGCCTGTGGCATCGCGCCACCACAAAGCATGGGTCTGGAAGGGGCGCAGGATTCCGAGTCTGAACGGGAAGCGACGGACGCGCCCTCGTCTGTTCTCCTGATTCGACTGCTGAGGCTGCACAACTGGCGGAGGCGGCGGGTCGCCGCTGAAATCAAGCTGGCCCGGAGCAAATTGGAGCGGGGAACCCAATTGAAGTTCGAGGCTGGTTCCCGGCGGAAGATAGATCTGCTTGCCGCGCCCGGCCATCACCCAGATAGCGCCGGCTGCGGCGCCTGCGGCGCTTCCAATCCCCAGGCCCCTGAGTGAATGTCCCCCCGAGATCCCTGCAATGGAACCGACTTCGGCACCGGTGATGGTGGTCTGGGCCACTTTCCCTGCGTCCTGTCCCTTGGTGGATTGGCCCTCGATTTTTCCCTCTTTCCGGTTGAAGCCTTCCTGGCCGCTTCCTCCGAACGAGGAGAGCGAGGCACGCAAGGGTTGAGTGACACCGTTCGGAAGCGTAAGGGAATCAAACCGGATACCCAACTTTGCTTTACCTTTGATCCGGCCGGGCTTGACTACCTGGGTAACTTCTCCCCTGACGTAGCTGCCCACGGGAACCACGATACGGTTGTCAACGGTGATAGGGAAAATGGTCCGACAGTAAATCGACTGGCCTGGAAATGCAGTCTTAGAATTGATGGCATTTTCAAGGGCCACAGGGATATGGGTATCCGCAGGGACGGTAACGGTTGCGCCAGGTAGCGACGGATTGCTTGTTTGCGCTCCGTTCTGCGCGGACAGCGGTTGGCAGATGGCCAACAAGAGGAATCCGGGTAGAAAAAGCCTGGGGTATTGCATGCTTGAATAACCTCCTGACCGGATAGGCTGAAGCCTGGTGGTGCGATGTTTAATTTTGGAAGCGAGTTGCCCCTCCGCCGTCAATGTGCCTGGGTCCCTGCGGTGGCGCCGATGGCGGCCTCGATGGCTCTTGTGATGCGCGCTGCGTAATGCTCAACCGCAGATGCGTCTTGCGCCTCGACCATGACGCGAGCCAGCGCCTCAGTCCCTGAATAGCGAACCACGATCCGCCCGGCATCCCCAAGCTCGCGGCTGCAGGCTTCGATGGTTCGTGAAACTTCAGGGATGGATTCAAGGGGACGCTTTTCCCGAACGGGAATGTTGCAAATGACCTGCGGGTACTGCTTCAAACCGCCGACAGCCTCGATAAACGACGCTCCCGTCTCGCCCAGAATTCGCAGGATCTGGAGCAGGGTGATGATGCCGTCGCCGGCGAGCGACAGGTCTGCGAAAATGATGTGGCCGGAGGGTTCCCCACCCAGATTGTATCCTGAGCGGAGCATCTCTTCCAGA contains the following coding sequences:
- a CDS encoding CPBP family intramembrane metalloprotease; protein product: MLSSAVRIGFSVLLIVGVPLLSWRSARPEQLQGIPKTAIYFSAVVSQWTLAGIGALVVFVAGPEWSAAGLAPAAPGFFEWTAVLVLVSVSGLGFFLLLEHRGWWPKESEMVQLLMPQNGRERWWAFLGLAPTAGLCEEFLYRGFLLAEMTAWFHSALWGIAISSVAFGFAHAYQGLNGMARAGLLGALLAWPVVQMGSLYPSMAAHFLIDAAALLWLGPKFVRQEG